One genomic region from Bactrocera tryoni isolate S06 chromosome 3, CSIRO_BtryS06_freeze2, whole genome shotgun sequence encodes:
- the LOC120771631 gene encoding WD repeat-containing protein CG11141: MNSKELYSIREWAPLTDIMEKIPVRMIRALGIFPADLNITCVDAISEFIALGSDAGIVFWYDRYTGELQKLRTEFPARITCVKIVNSVEYMVAAGNGSGQVSVFQIQKQLPPDLNLVAPCARVKPIERYNIRDLHSCAISCVEWSKNGMKLYSGDRQGIVVLTEFDFQAHISKSTEILSEAYEIVQLSVFQSYLLVSTLYRSIVCQFSIVTGQWQVTQVGKKDRKVLSDCGGIFLKQQNCRPVLICGRPGLRFWIADTEGNVEKTLLFREAVARSPSWEIPILNPKSMCCERNITSNANFADNDEINRSFGAIQLYKGDDDMLIVTHDESTLYLLNLDRLRVDAVARGFRKILDFCVCDKEIFVLEGTRSLLRLAPMPEKPSKTAKIIFNPSMPPPVPLLGASIAGALDSPAESFEPPEQPLGKAEECFELPPVELLNLNVPIELAVESPRAEQNRRLEIFNQISEMDFDQSILHHSGISQSVGGRKKRSRRSRDRENALKSSSSEVVAPTKSQGIVEIGRVAEPETDLETSGKTLTAVEVVETKTNVKHTTTQPTLMNSSFCATTTSKNTESNQPSKTNATLKTKSHCGSLSTPLSPASPDKQKFSIKPKSLAEELNLAGVSFGPKQSSLECATPSPIHSPPAAPASTPTPMPLKDLAQAYPKQTKVEDAGVQTTPRKKLYYMEEADAEDNIYSEYTAGQPIDDLCHAALRAATLVEEYEQEDVSTKASVQSAQRQVSPEHLQFVCTQPVNEEINSFLPDFRRACDPYAMPPKVQHKTPPPSAESNGSSSEWEFLDN, encoded by the exons ATGAACTCCAAGGAACTTTATTCGATACGAGAATGGGCACCTTTAACAGATATTATGGAAAAGATTCCTGTTCGTATGATACGAGCACTTGGCATATTCCCAGCAGATTTAAATATAACTTGTGTCGATGCAATTTCGGAATTTATAGCATTAGGCAGTGACGCTGGGATTGTTTTTTGGTATGACCGGTACACCGGCGAATTGCAGAAGCTGCGCACAGAG TTTCCGGCTCGCATTACTTGTGTCAAAATTGTCAATTCGGTGGAGTATATGGTAGCAGCAGGAAATGGTAGTGGTCAAGTGAgtgtttttcaaatacaaaaacaactaccaCCAGATTTGAATTTGGTTGCACCATGTGCTCGAGTCAAGCCCATTGAAAGATACAATATACGTGACTTGCATAGCTGCGCCATAAGCTGTGTAGAATGGTCTAAGAACGGCATGAAACTTTATTCAGGTGATCGACAAGGCATTGTAGTATTAACGGAATTTGATTTTCAAGCA CACATCAGCAAATCGACCGAAATACTTAGCGAGGCGTATGAAATCGTACAGCTTAGTGTTTTCCAGAGTTACTTGCTCGTGTCCACACTATATCGTTCCATTGTATGCCAGTTCAGTATTGTTACCGGGCAATGGCAAGTTACACAAGTTGGAAAGAAAGATCGAAAAGTTTTGTCGGATTGTGGTGGCATATTCCTTAAACAACAAAACTGTCGTCCAGTCTTGATATGTGGTCGTCCAGGATTACGATTTTGGATTGCTGATACCGAGGGTAATGTGGAAAAAACATTACTTTTTCGCGAAGCTGTGGCGCGTAGTCCTTCCTGGGAAATACCAATACTTAATCCTAAATCAATGTGTTGCGAACGAAATATAACTTCGAATGCTAATTTTGCCGATAACGACGAAATTAACAGAAGTTTTGGTGCAATACAACTGTATAAGGGCGATGATGATATGCTGATCGTTACACATGACGAATCCACATTGTATTTGCTAAATTTGGATCGTCTGCGCGTCGACGCTGTGGCACGAGGTTTTCGAAAAATACTTGATTTTTGTGTGTGTGATAAGGAAATTTTCGTTTTGGAAGGTACACGTTCTTTGCTTCGGCTGGCGCCTATGCCAGAGAAGCCGAGTAAAACTG ccaaaataattttcaatccGTCAATGCCGCCCCCAGTTCCTTTGCTAGGTGCTTCAATCGCCGGTGCACTTGATTCGCCCGCTGAGTCGTTTGAACCACCCGAGCAGCCACTGGGTAAAGCGGAAGAATGTTTTGAATTACCGCCTGTTGAGTTACTCAATTTAAATGTACCAATAGAATTGGCTGTAGAATCGCCACGCGCTGAACAAAATCGTCGTTTGGAGATTTTTAATCAGATTTCTGAAATGGATTTCGACCAATCTATATTGCATCATAGCGGCATATCACAAAGTGTTGGCGGTCGGAAAAAACGTTCACGACGCAGCCGAGATCGGGAGAATGCTTTAAAGAGTAGCAGCAGCGAAGTTGTGGCACCAACAAAGTCACAGGGCATTGTAGAAATCGGTCGTGTTGCAGAGCCAGAAACAGATTTGGAAACATCAGGTaaaaccctgacagctgttgaAGTTGTGGAGACAAAAACCAACGTAAAGCATACAACAACTCAGCCAACATTAATGAATAGCAGTTTTTGCGCAACCACAACTTCAAAAAATACAGAAAGTAATCAACCGAG CAAAACAAATGCAACATTGAAAACCAAATCACATTGTGGTTCTCTATCGACACCATTGTCGCCCGCTTCACCTGAcaaacaaaagttttccataaaaccCAAAAGTCTCGCTGAAGAATTAAATTTAGCTGGCGTTTCATTTGGCCCTAAACAATCTAGTTTGGAATGTGCAACACCATCTCCAATACACTCTCCGCCTGCTGCACCAGCTTCCACTCCCACGCCAATGCCACTGAAAGATCTCGCCCAAGCATATCCCAAACAAACTAAAGTCGAAGATGCTGGTGTCCAGACAACGCCACGCAAAAAGCTCTACTACATGGAGGAAGCCGACGCCGAAGATAATATTTACTCAGAGTACACCGCTGGACAACCAATCGATGACTTGTGTCATGCAGCTTTGCGTGCCGCAACTCTAGTGGAGGAATATGAACAAGAAGACGTTAGTACCAAAGCGTCCGTTCAGTCAGCCCAACGTCAAGTCTCACCCGAACATTTACAATTCGTTTGTACACAGCCGGTGAATGAGGAGATTAATAGTTTCCTACCAGACTTTCGACGCGCATGTGATCCGTACGCAATGCCGCCTAAGGTGCAGCATAAAACTCCGCCACCTTCTGCCGAGTCTAATGGAAGTTCCAGTGAATGGGAGTTTTTGGATAATTGA